The Anopheles gambiae chromosome 2, idAnoGambNW_F1_1, whole genome shotgun sequence genomic sequence CATGATAGACATGCTGCGAAAGTCCCCACACACAGTCCTCAGCACTGCTATTTATTCTTTTGACTGTTTGTTTAGCATACAATAATGACTCCACATTCCTTCGATCCTTTCCTGAGTAAAAAACAACCGGCTGGTAACATCGATCAGACAGACACGTCGGACGACGGACGATCTTCGAGCCTCGCCACGGCAGCCGCGAGGCCAACGTTGAGGTTCTgagttttaattgaattaagcTTGATTAAAATCATGCTCCGGGCTACACTGCCAGCCGCTTGCCATTGAGAAAGATCGACTTGTAGTTCCGTCCAACATGATGATGCGTCTTCCACTCGATCGTGGCACGGAAATATGGTTATATGGTTTGTCAATGGGCATCGTTGTTGATGCTGCACCATCCAGATTCCATGCCGGATTAAGCACGAGCAACACAGCATGATGGGTATGCGGGTGCGCTCACAAACATGCATGCGACAGCTATTTTCTCTCCCCTACAAGCCGTGAAAGACCGTTGAATGTTCCGACGCGTACACACTCGTTCCAGGTTTGGCATATAATGTACACACAGGCCGCTTACTGAattacacaaacactcacacgcacgAGTTTTATATCGTATCTTGCCCGGGAGAAAGTTTCGCCAATTTATTATGactaaagaaagaaaagtacACACAATAAACAATCGCAATGGTTTGGTTCGAGATATGGGCTGACAATGATATTTGTGCACTTTCCCCTATTTGCTTAATTTATACCCCGAAATACCTCGAAATGGAGGAAGGTTCGCTTCTTCCCTTTCGATGATAGCTTCGTTTCCTGTGATAAGCCGTAAAATAAGATATTGTGCCTTAcctaacttttttttctgtttttgttttggtaaacGTATTTACatgtatttctttttcttcttctttcctttccaatTACAGCTCGAGAGAACGTCATGGGATTATAGCACGGTGACACTTTCCCGTGTGACCGGCTACGGGTTCGGCATAGCAGTTTCCGGCGGCCGTGATAATCCACACTTTGCCAACGGTGATCCGTCGATCGCGGTTAGCGACGTGCTGAAGAATGGTCCCGCCGAGGGCCAGCTACAGTGAGTGCTTTCTTGCGTGTTTCGTACAAATAGGAAATGGCAATATGTTGACAAACGGTCCCGTCAACATTTACATCCACTTTGCATGCTCactcgatctctctctctctctatctcttcttCACAGAGTTAACGATCGCATCATTTCCGTGAACGGTGTGTCGCTGGAAAACGTAGAGTACGCCACGGCCGTACAGGTGCTGCGTGACAGTGGCAACACGGTGACACTGGTGGTGAAACGGCGCGTACCAAATCACAGTCTGATGCATCCACTTCCTGGTGCGAATATGCACGGCATGGCTGggcccggtggtggtggcggcggcggcggcggtggtggtatcGGTATGTCCGGTGGACCACCAGGGGGACCCAGTGCTGGTGCGATGGGTGTGGGCATGCCGGCTGGCGTAGCTGGCATGAATtcccatcagcatcagcacaGCATCAGCTCCACTGGTCTGGGGCTCGGTGCGAATAATGGATCTCAGCAGCAAATCAAAGTGATCGTCacgaaggcaaacaaaaaggaCGACTTTGGTATCGTGCTTGGCTGCCGATTGTTTATTCGGGTAAGCTGATGGAAAGGcaaaaatggtttgttttggatGTGAGCGTGGGTCTAATGCGCGATACCTTCATGCTTCTTCTCCGCAGGAAATATCTTCCAAAACGAAAGATCAGCTGGCGGCCAACGGGTACTCGCTGCAGGAAGGTGATCTGGTGACGCGCATCCACAACACCAACTGCAACGACTCGATGAGCCTGAAGGAGGCGAAGAAAATCATTGACGGTTGCAAGGAGCGGCTAACGCTCGCGGTGCTCCGTGAACCGAACGGCATTGCCGGGGGCTTTGGTGGGGGTgcagccggtggtggtggtaccgcTTCCGGTATGCAATCGCCCGTCTACTCGCACACAGCCCAGGTGTCCAACTGTAGCAACATGGACGAGAACTATCTCAACGGGACCGGCGGCGGTTCGTACTCTGGTCAGAATTTATACGTACAACCCCCAACCAGACCGTCCGCGATGAGTACGCTGCTGGCGGACGATAAAAGCAATCTTACACCGCGGGGCCGATCCAGGGGACCGCTGACGGATATATcgctgcagcagctcgatcGCCCCAGCACACCGCCGGGAACGTCCAGTCGGACGGCGGACGGGGCAGGTCATTCGCGATCGCGCAGCGTTGTCGATGAGCCGCCGAGGCCACCGCCCCCACGGGGAGAAGACTTCTACGCCACGCGCCGTCAGCTGATGGACGAGAAGCCACCGACTACCGAACCGCGGTACATCACATTCCAGAAGGAGGGCTCGGTCGGTATCAGGCTAACGGGCGGCAACGAGGTCGGCATCTTTGTGACGGCGGTACAGCAGAACAGCCCCGCCTCGGCCCAGGGCCTGGTGCCGGGCGACAAAATCCTAAAGGTGAACGATATGGACATGAACGGAGTTACCAGGGAGGAGGCCGTCCTCTTTCTGCTCAGCCTGCAGGACCGCATCGAGCTGATCGTGCAGTACTGCAAGGAGGAGTTCGACAGCATTACCGCCCAGCAGCGCGGTGATTCGTTCCACATCAAGACGCACTTCCACTGCGATGCCCCGACAAAGGGCGAGCTGTCGTTTAAGGCCGGTGACGTGTTTCGGGTCATCGACACGCTGTACAATGGTGTGGTCGGTGCCTGGCAGGTGCTGCGAATTGGACGCGGCCACCAAGAGCTCCAGCGGGGCGTCATTCCGAACAAGGCACGAGCGGAAGAGCTCGCCACGGTGCAGTTTAACGCGAGCAAGAAAGAGCTCAACGCATCCGAGTCGCGCGTAAGCTTCTTCCGAAGACGCCGCTCGACGCACCGCCGCTCGAAGTCGCTGTCGCGCGAAAACTGGGACGATGTAGTGTTCTCGGACGCCATCTCCAAGTTCCCGGCGTACGAGCGGGTCGTGCTGCGCCATCCGGGCTTCGTGCGCCCGGTGGTCATTTTCGGCCCGGTGGCGGACATAGCGCGCGAGCGATTGATGAAAGATTTCGCCGACAAGTATACGGCCCCATTGCAGGACGACGATAAGGGCTCGTCCAAGTGCGGTGGCATTGTGCGCCTGTCGAACATACGCGACATCATGGACCGGGGCAAGCATGCGCTGCTGGACGTGACGCCGAATGCGGTCGACCGGCTGAACTACGCCCAGTTCTACCCGATAGTGATATTTTTGAAGGCGGACACCAAGCACACAATCAAGCAGATGCGCCAGGGGCTGCCCAAGTCGGCGCACAAGAGCAGCAAGAAGCTGTTCGAGCAGTGCCAAAAGCTGGAACGCGTCTGGTCGCACGTCTTCAGCACAACGATCAATCTGAACGATCCCGACACCTGGTACCGGAAGCTGAGGGACTcgatcgatcagcagcagAGTGGTGCAGTGTGGATGTCCGAGACCAAGGTAAACCCATCCTGCTGCCCCCTTCCGTGGCGTCCTATGGTGGTAGTGGTTGATATgggatttctttctttctttggagTAGTTGGTACTTGGTGGGAGAGTTTGTGGGATAGGACATTTTTTCTCTTAAATTTCAGATTTCATACCGAATACACGAGTGCGTGTAAATCGTTCATACATAAGAACGCTACATGTTGGATAATTGTGttcaattttatatttaaatttgacGTTACATGCGGTGGAAGTACATGCACATCTTGCTGAGCTGATATAGAATCATGCCTAATTACGTTacattgtttcttcttttcttacaTTTATCATTTGGTGTTGGTCGGTGTACGTGCGGTCCTTCTTAAACTTTCCTACTTTTGTTCGTGTCGTTCGTGTTTCTTGCCATCCCTAAATCATGATTCCTAACATTCGCTAGCGGGTGGAATTGGCGTCCGATATCTTTCTACCCTATCTTCCTCCTCCATGCCCACTGTCGTGCTGTAACTATGTGTCCCCTCTACCGCCTGCCAAAATTAGTGTTGGAGCAATGTCCAGAAATCCCTACCGCTACTCGCTACCCGCTTCAAGcttcaacaactcgctgaccGCCCACTCAGTCCCCATTGCTGCACAATATGGACCACAGCCTAATTACGCTAACCACTTCAATGCTATCAAACCTATCGCATCCATTCCCACGCAATCGCTGCAAAACTGTCGACCAAACACTGTACTCGGTAGTGAgatcggtggtggtgctgctgctgctgctgctcaaatGATGCATTCCGATGCCCGGATGGCATCCCCGTCGGTCGGCGGACGACGACCGGGAAGGATGGGCTACAGCGCTGGGTTGCATCATTCGACACCAACGATCCGGCGCTCGACTGTCAGCCTGCATGCATCCTCGTCCTATGGTGGTAAATCGTCTACAGCAACAACCGGCAGCTCGGAACAGCTGCTGTATGACGACGAACAACCAGCGGCGACGATAGGCATTGACAACAGTGGCCGATCGACTAATGCCACCGTTCACGCTACCCCGTACTATCACAATCCCGACCACTTGCAGCTGCACGATCGTACTCGATCGTACACAAATGTTACTAATGCTACTAACAATGGTCATGGCGTTGGAAATGGCTTCGAAAACGAGTATTCCATTAACGGCTCTAGACCGGCTGCGGCCGGTGGTTCTTTGCGTGGCTCTAACAACCTAACCTCCGTTGATGTTAACGGAAATCACGTACAAGATCAAAACCAGTTCATTGCTTACATTGATAACTAACGTAATTGAATGCAGCTTACGGGTTGCTGCCGTTGGATTATTTTCATTCGCTGGAAGGTTTACAATACTTGTGTACAATTTATAAACGAATAGCACTTTGATGTATTATACACACTTGTTTAACATGCGTATCACCAGCCTTAGCATTACTAACAATGTTTGCATGCTCCTATTAGGGTATTGTTATCATTTCAATACTTCAATATTCTCATGATTGACCTTTGAACGAATCTAACAGTGTGATtttttctgtctctttttaatttcatataTATACTCATTCGACATACGCTTCTACATATGAAAAACACATTACTGTGTGCCCAAAAAATACTGTCCCCCGTGGCTGTACAACGAAACAACAATCGTGTTTGTTGAAACTAACGCCAAACATACATTTATAAACGCTACATCTACTATACTAtatccgtgtgtgtgcgctgaaaatcccttcccttttttatAATGATTGTATCCTTTCCCTTGTATAATTATGCTATTCAATCATGCTCCTTTTTGTCGCGAACAATGCGGTACTCAACCTGTAACGCTATCCCCGTCGTATGTGAATCCACCCCTCCCTTTCCTATCCGTTGTATTTGTGGGCCGGTTCTGTCATCAACCCGCAGCCGGTAGAATCCCTGTCCGATGATTTCCTTTTCCCCATGACCACATCCCGTCTTTCTTACGCCTCGAGCCCCGAGTCGGACCTGGAGCTGAGTCCGGGCCCGTCAGCGTCACTATCGCTGGGCAACTTGCCACAGTTAGTGAAATCCAGCTCCGATCCATCGATTGCCACTAATCAGGATAACTTGGATAGGGATAGAGAACTCGGTGACGGCATGCCACCACCATACACGGTAAGCTAACAGCATCTCCATTATATGGTTTACGATATCTTTATATTTATACCAGACTGAGTATGCTGAATAAGGATTTCCATTCTTTAAATTATGCattctttcatttctttcatatttgcaaaatatgtaTCGGCCAATGCTGTGTCCGTGGCGGATCATAATTTGTAAAAGTCACAATTCGTTATTAATATCAACATCATTCTCTCTAATATTAAGTCATTCATCCTCATTTGGCTAATGTGTGACTAAAATATGCATACGTTAAATAGAACAAGAAAATAgtagattaaataaataacttttCTCTCCAATtacctccctctctctttacGGCTACATCGCACGTAAAGAATCCCTACGAACATGGGCCACACTCTCGGCGAATGACCGTGGATAATAAGTACGGATTTTCATCGAGCAAAAATGGAGTAGGAGGCGGACCGTCCATGAACCCTGAAGATGCCATTTACGGTTCTTCCACATCACGACCAGCGCCACCACTTCAGGGAACAGCGAATGGGCCACATTTCGGTACAGGTAAGAGTCTGCCGGCTTTGCACATAACGCTCAGTCCAACCATTTGCCATCGTGTCCATTGCACAGTTCCAGATCTGCCACCCCGTATTGATAGAGCGTCCAAACCGGCGAACGCCCCCGGTGCGCCCAGTACGTCCGGTTCTTCCTTGCCATCACGCAACTCAAGCTCGGGCGGAACGCTCGGCCGTTCGGCACAGGAACGATTGTTCGGCAATGGCAAGCAATCGTCCACCGATGCGCTGCATGATCCCACGTCGTCCGCGCAGGATGAGTACAGCAGTAGAAATCAGCTGCTGGGGCTCGGAGCAGGCGACAAGCGGCCAACGCTTCCACCGATGGTGAACGGAGGAACGACAGCACCCGGCGCTGCTAGTTCGCTAGAGCGTAACCCGAATGCTAACACATCGCTGGATcgtagcggcggcggtggcggtggcggtcgcTCAGCTGGCCATCATCATCCCGGCAACAATCCACAAAACACATCGGGCAAAGCGAACGGATCTTACGACAGCGTTTCCAGCTACGATTCGTACAACACGTCATCGCAGCTGACCGCACAGAATATGAGGTTAGGACCCAATGCACCCGATGATCTGAAATCGGTGCCCAAGTAAGTCTATACCGAATTTCCGCCTGGCAAgcaatggtttattttttgtttcacttttggACTGCTTGTTTATTCTAGCCATTTAAATTTGCTTTCAAATTAGACTGTTTAGTTCATTCCTTAAGCGTTGATATTCTTTTAGTTGTTTGTACTATAGAAGTGCCTTGTAAAATTTGTGTCGAATATGGTTGCCACAAATtctaattttatattttcctcTTTGCTCCCAATTTTTCTCATCGTTGTAGCAGTCGCAATGGAGCCCATGCAATGGGAGCAAATGTTTCCGGGTTGTCAGACTATGGGCGGAATCCTGCGCTAAATAACGCCCCGTCCGACATGCTACTCACCACGGCTAGAAGTAACTATAACGGTTTGTTATTATCATGTCGATGAGCAACGACCAACATGCACAGTAAATAATGTTAATTATATTTCTCCTTCAAGGTACAGGAGTGCATGAAACATTAACGCAACGGAACTCGGGCGATCGTACGGCCGGAGGTATGAACATGCCCCAAAGACCAACCAATCTTGTGCTTGACAGTCCCAGAAAGCATATTATTGAAACGAAAACGGATTACGGGAAGTATAGGTAAGCAACACAATtgcatttatgtttttttttcgatataCTGCATATATGTTGTTAGGCTCGAACGATCATGATGTAGGTTAGTACCGCCGGCGGATTCGAACGATATGATTGatggctttgtttttctttcatgctGCATTATTACGTATTGTTCTTGCGAACTGATGAAGGTCGCGACAACAGATGCGGGAATATCTGTTTATAAACAAATCGCAACCCAATCTACACTACCACACAATGTGCTGCCCGCACAGGCGTAGATTAGTTCATTCCAAGTACGATACCCTAGTTTGAGCGCTGGACGTTTCCGCTCGGCAGGAAAGCCACGGAAAGCCACGGTTCAATTGTTTCTAGTTCCACTATTATTTGCAATGTTTCCATTTATCTGCGGGACTTCTTCCGTTTTGGACTGTTCAAAGGTATTTTCATGCGAATTATGCGGCTTTTGGTCATACTGTTCATGCGTTCCTTCATTTTAGAAAGCACCGAttgttatttcattttatgttttataaatGTTGTCGTTTTTTATCTTGTCTACACTTCATCACACCATTCTATTGAGCAATGTCACATGAATGCCCCCTTTATCCCGGTTTCAGCTTCCGGTAACTTTTTCCCCACTTCCCAGTTAGTTGAACACGCGTACAACGCTCACCATTGTATGAACATGTTCAGCTGTGCACAAATTGTTTAAACACATCCCATGGTCTAATTAGAGCTATTTTTAGAGCATCTTGGTTGAACGAGGTTTTGAATCACCATAACTAACTGAATTTATCTAtgtctttgttttattaatcGGTATAGTCGAAATAATTCAGCATCGCAGGCAGATTACTCCAAACCTAACAAAGGACCGTCGATGATTGGCTCGCCAGGACCGCCACCGGGTGCGATGGGAGCGAATATGGGCAATGGCGCACCGTTTAAGCCTGTTCCACCGCCTAAACCCAAAAACTATCGGCCTCCTGTTGGAGGTTCCGGTAGTAACGGCGCCGGAATGCACCATTCCGGACAGTGGGATAATGGGGTAAGCATAATGTTTGTAAAGCTGATTGTGAAGAGGCATCTATTAATGGTTACACTATTTTCACATTCTACAGGAACCGATTTCACCTCGCTCGCCGGATGGTTTCTATTATCCTCCCATGGCGTCATCGCATTACCATCAGGGCATGGCTCACAATGTACCAAGCTCGCCGAATAACGGTGGGTCCCACGCACCGGGCATGCATCCGTACAATCCGTACACGGTCGGCAATGGTGCGAACGGTGGCAACGGAGGCCCCATGTACAACGGAAACGCCAACGGTAGTCATTCGTATATGAGCAATGGTGTCAGGGACATGGGGGCAATGGGGGCAAGCAATGGTTATAACAACGGGAACGCACAATACCCCTACGGCAATACTTACATGCATAGAGGTAATGGGGCTGGAACTCATGGCATAGGTAACAACACGCATTTACATTTACACtcgcaatacacacacacccgcacactGACCAACCAAATAGTTCGAAACTCTTCCACTAACCCTTCGTACCTACCATCACCTTGCCACTTATCAACCTTATATCCCCCATTCCTTTCCTTGACATGTATGATTTGTCCTTTAATTCTTAAATGCATGATTCAGTGGAAATGTTCAACATCGCAAGCAATCCAAAGGGAAAGCAAACTCTTTTATGATaagattttaaataataaaaccacACAACATATTCGGGGTACAATAACGTAATAACGCCTTTGTGAATACTTTCCAACACCTAccatttgatttaaaataataattacctATAGCTATCTGTTGCACAGCCAACCTCACTTCATGTTTCCACTAGAAAGCAAATATCAGTTGGAGGAGTCTATTTTCATTTCTTAACTCATGCATTTAAGCGTTGGAATGCCTTTTTTCTTTACACGTGGCTTACAGAATGAGACTAATCAATAATGTTTGCTCCCTAGGCAACATGCCAGCATTACATCCCTCCGATCGACACGCACTCGATCTCGCCGGTAGCCGAGAGCAACGCGGATCTGCCTTCGAGCTATACCGCAAACCGCAACTGGGTACGATGGTTGGGCACCACCACAACATACGGTAAGTACTGCACACATTGCGTTACTTCCTTCACATTTGGCCTCACATTTTTCTTCGGATTCATTCCCTCGTTTGCTAACTCAAATCTGCTCCCAAGGACGGACTTAACTTTCCACTGCTACCATTACATACCTCGATAGAAGAAGGACCATGCGATCTTACcgacatttgtttttttttcctttactAACTGTACGAGGCTTTACCGGAAAAAGACATATCGTACAAACTTGTACGAAGACCGTGGCAAAAACACGACCGTGTCATACTTTCGTGTCGCACTCTATACAAGCATGTTGTACTTTTACTACATCAGCTACATGGTGGACTAAGGAAACATGGACATACGTGCCTGCATTCGTATCTAACCACGGCAAATGGCGTTGTGACTTATACAGCTATTATACTAACTATAAAAAGTTTATCGAGAATATTGTTAAACGCTTTTTCCTCTCGCGGCCATACTTGACACTTGTTAAGACCTCCTGCGACTGGTTAATTGATTCGCTTTAAATCGCTTTCATAATGCGTCCTTACTTACGACATACGACTAAATTACGTACGACCGTTGACCGGTGCCAATAAAGGAGCAAAACTCTTTGTCTAAATTCAACGACACAACACATCCCCTATCGAATCCAAACATCTTTATCATTCTACCCTTTGAAGCAACGATGAACATTGGAAAATTCAAGTCAACCGTTTTACCTTTCCGCACGACACAGATCGCACTAACTTTTACcctcatttttgttttctttttctgtctgAGCagtgtatttaaaaaatattctacTTTGTGTATTCTACCGTTAGTTGGTTGCCAACTTTTCTACTCCCAGTGATGGCCTTTCAAGACTCTTTTGCTTAATATAGTTACTGCTTCTAAAAGCTGGTATCGTTGAAAACTGTCTTTAAAATAGCATAACGATGGCATGTACATAATTGCTGACTTTCTTTGGAGGAATggattaaaaacaaaagaagaataTGTAATAAATGAgtggctttttgttgttttgagattgaaaaaagtcaaaattttaaacagaagaaaaacagcGGCGCTGCTTTAGCTCGCCTTTTCCAACCGCCTGGCACTTACATACTAACCAACAGCTTCACATGTTTTCTgcaaataacatttaaaatacTGCTTTTATTGCGGTCACAATCCACAACCAGGCAAAACGAGTACATTGGCTAGACCTTTGTGTATGAGATGTGAAGCTTGCCATAGTTTCATTTGCCTTTTCTTCCAAAGTTTTCTTTAACCCGCTGGTTATCGTTTCTACTCTCTTTTTCCGTACTTCCGTTTCTCTACATACTAATTACCATTAGCTAGTGGTATTTCctcctaaatgtatgcaatcggcTAAACAGGACGGGCTTAGGTAAATGTTAATGTAGTAGGCTGATGGGAATAGGTTAATTTGTATTACGTATTAAATATTGAACGAACGTATGGTtgtgctgtgtatgtgtgtctgcgtgtttgtatgtgtgtgcgtgagtatGAGAGTGGTTGCGTTTATATTTCTGCTCCATATTGTGTGTATCGAGCATAATGATCTGTACTTTGAGAGCTCTTCACGAAAGCGCGAATAGATCGTGCTACATTCGTATCTGTTTTTTCGAACGATTAGCTATGATAAACAAGAACTGAACGTTGCGTTTTCCACTGGAACCCAATATATCTGATAGCATagaaaagcgaacaaaacaaatgggggaaaaagttAGTGCATGCAGTC encodes the following:
- the LOC1274206 gene encoding uncharacterized protein LOC1274206 isoform X3, translating into MADETGEVRSLLMRHRLSIVRDLIGTSLVQVLLKAGVLTVAQEEQLTGEPSLDARCDQLIELIARDGFEKFKQFCYAIESECSQLISDLINDKLSQAEEELQEEQVGVGYGGGGANISAGVPLNIGAVHPAIVQPGDPEPVVASFVNADGTDMSGVTHDDSSLKNGRDTIDSNRSRRSTSYCGTSTPTPTTVPIGNTVSSRRSSLISATVSAASSQQQHQQQPPPIPQLPSKALVGSAAAHIELGESKFAVSNNNFNNSALSSSSSSSNNQSNNNHQPSNGGSVAGSATVNGGVPDASVLSSIRQALGQGHHLPPSNKRLQKSESAAYSYFNPKRFSSPPFGEILGGTTDRRLNLKNKTASLFRSKSKKEQRTYRSVNDAIEVLADQVVEDEKALERTSWDYSTVTLSRVTGYGFGIAVSGGRDNPHFANGDPSIAVSDVLKNGPAEGQLQVNDRIISVNGVSLENVEYATAVQVLRDSGNTVTLVVKRRVPNHSLMHPLPGANMHGMAGPGGGGGGGGGGGIGMSGGPPGGPSAGAMGVGMPAGVAGMNSHQHQHSISSTGLGLGANNGSQQQIKVIVTKANKKDDFGIVLGCRLFIREISSKTKDQLAANGYSLQEGDLVTRIHNTNCNDSMSLKEAKKIIDGCKERLTLAVLREPNGIAGGFGGGAAGGGGTASGMQSPVYSHTAQVSNCSNMDENYLNGTGGGSYSGQNLYVQPPTRPSAMSTLLADDKSNLTPRGRSRGPLTDISLQQLDRPSTPPGTSSRTADGAGHSRSRSVVDEPPRPPPPRGEDFYATRRQLMDEKPPTTEPRYITFQKEGSVGIRLTGGNEVGIFVTAVQQNSPASAQGLVPGDKILKVNDMDMNGVTREEAVLFLLSLQDRIELIVQYCKEEFDSITAQQRGDSFHIKTHFHCDAPTKGELSFKAGDVFRVIDTLYNGVVGAWQVLRIGRGHQELQRGVIPNKARAEELATVQFNASKKELNASESRVSFFRRRRSTHRRSKSLSRENWDDVVFSDAISKFPAYERVVLRHPGFVRPVVIFGPVADIARERLMKDFADKYTAPLQDDDKGSSKCGGIVRLSNIRDIMDRGKHALLDVTPNAVDRLNYAQFYPIVIFLKADTKHTIKQMRQGLPKSAHKSSKKLFEQCQKLERVWSHVFSTTINLNDPDTWYRKLRDSIDQQQSGAVWMSETKPVESLSDDFLFPMTTSRLSYASSPESDLELSPGPSASLSLGNLPQLVKSSSDPSIATNQDNLDRDRELGDGMPPPYTNPYEHGPHSRRMTVDNKYGFSSSKNGVGGGPSMNPEDAIYGSSTSRPAPPLQGTANGPHFGTVPDLPPRIDRASKPANAPGAPSTSGSSLPSRNSSSGGTLGRSAQERLFGNGKQSSTDALHDPTSSAQDEYSSRNQLLGLGAGDKRPTLPPMVNGGTTAPGAASSLERNPNANTSLDRSGGGGGGGRSAGHHHPGNNPQNTSGKANGSYDSVSSYDSYNTSSQLTAQNMRLGPNAPDDLKSVPNSRNGAHAMGANVSGLSDYGRNPALNNAPSDMLLTTARSNYNGTGVHETLTQRNSGDRTAGGMNMPQRPTNLVLDSPRKHIIETKTDYGKYSRNNSASQADYSKPNKGPSMIGSPGPPPGAMGANMGNGAPFKPVPPPKPKNYRPPVGGSGSNGAGMHHSGQWDNGEPISPRSPDGFYYPPMASSHYHQGMAHNVPSSPNNGGSHAPGMHPYNPYTVGNGANGGNGGPMYNGNANGSHSYMSNGVRDMGAMGASNGYNNGNAQYPYGNTYMHRGNMPALHPSDRHALDLAGSREQRGSAFELYRKPQLGTMVGHHHNIRDMEPMMSIHEFNQHQQHLMHQERMRQLQQQPLPPIPRPPPPTSRGPYPGHDPSLPPELPAKPPKKNILKSPLKAIKNAFIKSTRPLRRQVSLAGDSDKKSLRPILKRQHSMMEPRSARMRMPDQQHQQLYDQQRSMYAQEMQQQAYYNDPRYGSSYQGPYSPQPNRSYQRHEPYYPKDGNSTYQNLEMESMYGNSQGRGGYYDQQSEGPGYYPTDENLYANRALIELERSRAPLGPGATVSTLGRRIVRRHSMADRTAPSPSFNQLNRRRMGSERAPHHASIVDHHRTAMANANVSRGSSAHDESIYQSKSGSFLYNEAREHNRRAFEDPVYQSRREMHRDHLYQSKQQMQDRIQQSRMVEMVAPAQTQPQPPHGSSPASGNGSSSVGGTTTSAASDRFLRSQGLTGGGGTASGSNSSSPNSPSSSSCKSGYSSSRNGGEMRERRTQMRDQIYQSRKEAMESMAEPVYVSRRELKHEPIYESKNENESASVASAGGAVDAPVSEMQGLRLNLPEPFAGENSGQKAKTEQPEASSKHTTPSTPSTGRKPQDLSAPLAAEEDDDVEDDEEQHEQSDERTLTVSNQNDSVFEKLAMGVVPSPGSPVATSSPVPSALGTPKSIRATHISNFLKRTAPPVMPPPPPPPTALNRPSLPPSEEAGPATAAVYASRTSIETQYTSTATGSQMSLPIGPPNATSTPFASELSLGLPPPRQPITRRGLFDASGGSLADPIWNVSLQIPPGAIPPGVQQEIYFTVTDPRLSESVGGPPLDMENGETMLSPLVMCGPQGTEFLKPVTLNIPHCAGRTASLGLSLKATDSEKNLQTDWEDIDLPSNTAAHTVSVKVDHF